A genomic stretch from Vigna radiata var. radiata cultivar VC1973A unplaced genomic scaffold, Vradiata_ver6 scaffold_416, whole genome shotgun sequence includes:
- the LOC106755481 gene encoding uncharacterized protein LOC106755481, with product MVPPAVTRVAVGHHVNGFFPSSSASREALSLFCSISISRSSPKSSPPKRRKPPPLNPQVTATVGRQQGKSFPPLCIRGCRHQRPAVSTHATCRLGEYGLWVTNGLEIRLGAGVFDTLFRCDGDTKGRLIWW from the exons ATGGTGCCACCGGCCGTCACTAGGGTGGCCGTCGGTCACCACGTTAATGGCTTCTTTCCTTCTTCGTCGGCGAGCAGGGAAGCCCTTTCTCTCTTCTGTTCTATTTCTATCTCCCGATCCTCACCGAAGTCGTCACCGCCAAAGAGAAGGAAGCCGCCGCCACTGAATCCACAGGTCACAGCTACTGTGGGTCGCCAACAAGGAAAATCCTTTCCTCCTCTTTGCATTCGTGGTTGTCGCCACCAAAGGCCTGCGGTTTCGACTCACGCAACTTGCAGATTGGGGGAATATGGCTTATGG GTCACGAATGGACTCGAAATCAGATTAGGGGCAGGGGTATTTGACACTTTGTTTAGGTGTGATGGTGATACGAAGGGAAGGTTAATCTGGTGGTGA